A stretch of the Acidilobus sp. 7A genome encodes the following:
- a CDS encoding APC family permease produces MRGEATDVAVELKQRSLRSSAVSPLEAFYNSLAGQAPAYSVAGGAAFIIGSSLGAAPLAMLITLLGVLPVVYAIYVLSKRYVNAASFYDYVKEGFGEGAGFVNGFVYTIFYSVLGVGSVAIAFGYLGYESIYAITGVKVSPLILVSAPIVLDLAIAYLGIRPSVRTEVALTSIEVAVLLAFSALSVATHLSSLSLYPFTPQATFQSSLPAVLKAISAGLVFGITYFMGFEVSTMISEEARDPRRSVPWATLSATLLMGLLYVIVMYSVLVDIGVSQGSISSFISAAEGAGLNPVYALIRAYLGYPGEVVFAISVLISVLSCYLATLNATARMLYGMSRDGLMPRPLSSVHLKFRSPDVALFTSSALAVLSTIMSYAIAAAMGYRGVALTYNAMEIAYAADTLFYVFSLALVAASAVKVIGPVGKAVIAVGIALLGITFYFSVAYITYMYVFLASLVASIAAYLIARRLRRPMSVTSWPRTSQY; encoded by the coding sequence TTGAGGGGCGAGGCGACGGACGTTGCTGTTGAGCTGAAGCAACGCTCTCTTAGGAGCTCGGCCGTGAGCCCTCTGGAGGCCTTCTACAACTCCCTCGCGGGCCAGGCTCCGGCCTACAGCGTTGCGGGCGGGGCCGCCTTCATAATAGGCAGCAGCCTGGGGGCCGCACCGCTTGCCATGCTTATAACACTCCTCGGCGTGCTGCCCGTGGTGTACGCCATATACGTCCTGTCCAAAAGATATGTGAACGCCGCCAGCTTTTACGACTACGTCAAGGAGGGCTTCGGCGAGGGCGCGGGCTTCGTCAACGGCTTCGTCTACACTATATTTTACAGCGTGCTTGGCGTAGGCTCAGTGGCTATAGCCTTCGGCTACCTGGGCTACGAGAGCATATATGCGATTACGGGCGTCAAGGTGAGCCCCCTTATACTGGTCTCTGCCCCAATCGTCCTAGACCTTGCTATAGCCTACCTTGGCATAAGGCCGAGCGTGAGGACGGAGGTGGCCCTGACCTCAATCGAGGTCGCCGTGCTATTGGCCTTCTCAGCCCTCAGCGTAGCGACCCACCTGTCGAGCCTCAGCCTCTACCCCTTCACGCCCCAGGCGACCTTCCAGTCTAGCCTCCCGGCCGTGCTGAAGGCCATAAGCGCTGGGCTCGTATTCGGGATAACGTACTTCATGGGCTTTGAGGTCAGCACCATGATATCAGAGGAGGCCAGGGACCCGAGGAGGTCCGTGCCCTGGGCGACGCTCTCGGCAACCCTCCTCATGGGGCTCCTCTACGTCATAGTCATGTACTCCGTCCTGGTGGACATAGGCGTGAGCCAGGGAAGCATAAGCAGCTTCATCAGCGCGGCCGAAGGGGCGGGCCTTAACCCTGTATACGCGCTCATAAGGGCGTACCTGGGCTACCCGGGGGAGGTAGTCTTTGCTATCAGCGTACTCATAAGCGTCCTCAGCTGCTACCTGGCGACGCTCAACGCCACTGCCAGGATGCTATACGGCATGTCGAGGGACGGCCTCATGCCCCGCCCACTCAGCTCCGTCCACTTGAAGTTTAGGTCGCCCGACGTCGCGCTCTTTACAAGCAGCGCCCTCGCGGTGCTCTCAACAATAATGTCATACGCTATAGCGGCCGCCATGGGCTACAGGGGCGTCGCCCTCACCTATAATGCTATGGAGATAGCATATGCCGCCGACACGCTGTTCTACGTGTTCAGCCTAGCGCTTGTGGCAGCCTCAGCAGTGAAGGTCATCGGCCCTGTTGGCAAGGCCGTGATAGCGGTTGGCATAGCCCTGCTCGGTATAACCTTCTACTTCTCAGTGGCGTACATAACCTACATGTACGTCTTCCTGGCCTCGCTGGTGGCGTCCATCGCCGCCTACCTAATAGCGAGGAGGCTGAGGAGGCCCATGTCTGTCACTTCATGGCCTAGGACCTCACAGTACTGA
- a CDS encoding alanine--glyoxylate aminotransferase family protein → MSFPDRLIMTPGPTEVPYDVMSAMLRPETNSDLDPDFLSFYSDLRSRAARLFGATKSRVYLMIGEAMLGLEAAIANLISRGDKVIVVDNGVYGDSFADLVRAYGGVPVKLGADWRRAVDLGQLERVIEANRDAVAVTVVHCDTPSAMLNDLSGVAKVAKSYGLLVIADVVSTVGAVPLSVDSWGVDIAIGGSQKALNAPAGVTLMSVSEAAMERARKVNYQGYYMSLLQWESWLDEKGLFPYTVSEPLLYAVSRAIDVVLAEGLESAYRRHLAARSAAWRAVEALGLAHYPDIVEHSSPTVTAMELPRGVDEARVRELAWRKYNTMIAGSWGPLQGKLIRVGHMGVQASAERLARAFLALGSALRDLGLNVSPEEASRAALEGFRY, encoded by the coding sequence TTGAGCTTCCCGGACAGGCTTATAATGACCCCCGGGCCCACAGAGGTGCCGTACGACGTCATGAGTGCCATGCTCAGGCCTGAGACGAACTCAGACCTAGACCCTGACTTCCTCAGCTTCTACAGCGACCTGAGGTCGAGGGCCGCCAGGCTCTTCGGGGCCACCAAGTCGAGGGTTTACCTGATGATAGGGGAGGCCATGCTTGGCCTCGAGGCTGCCATAGCTAACTTGATCAGCAGGGGTGACAAGGTGATAGTTGTTGACAACGGGGTCTACGGCGACTCCTTCGCCGACCTGGTCAGGGCCTACGGCGGCGTCCCAGTTAAGCTCGGCGCTGACTGGAGGAGGGCAGTTGACCTGGGCCAGCTGGAGAGGGTCATAGAGGCCAACAGGGACGCCGTCGCTGTAACTGTGGTGCACTGCGACACCCCATCGGCCATGCTGAATGACCTCTCCGGCGTGGCCAAGGTCGCCAAGTCCTACGGCCTCCTCGTGATAGCCGACGTGGTCTCCACAGTGGGCGCCGTGCCGCTCAGCGTTGACAGCTGGGGGGTTGACATAGCCATAGGGGGCAGCCAGAAGGCCCTCAACGCCCCAGCCGGGGTCACGCTGATGAGCGTCAGCGAGGCGGCCATGGAGAGGGCCAGGAAGGTAAACTACCAGGGCTACTACATGAGCCTCCTCCAGTGGGAGTCATGGCTTGACGAGAAAGGTCTGTTCCCTTACACTGTCAGCGAGCCCCTGCTCTACGCCGTCTCAAGGGCTATAGACGTAGTGCTGGCCGAGGGCCTTGAGAGCGCCTACAGGAGGCACCTGGCCGCCAGGTCAGCGGCCTGGAGGGCCGTTGAAGCCCTAGGCCTCGCCCACTACCCTGACATTGTGGAGCACAGCTCCCCGACGGTGACGGCCATGGAGCTGCCCAGGGGGGTTGACGAGGCGAGGGTGAGGGAGCTGGCATGGAGGAAGTATAACACAATGATAGCCGGCAGCTGGGGGCCCCTCCAGGGCAAGCTGATAAGGGTGGGCCACATGGGGGTCCAGGCCTCGGCTGAGAGGCTGGCCAGGGCCTTCCTGGCCCTGGGCTCGGCCCTCAGGGACCTGGGCCTTAACGTGAGCCCCGAGGAAGCCTCAAGGGCTGCCCTAGAGGGCTTCAGATACTGA